A window of the Natronomonas salina genome harbors these coding sequences:
- a CDS encoding SPFH domain-containing protein yields the protein MSRSAARSLGRASARVTSSLTVAALAAAAVGLAVWSGVVQFDPMLLVGLALLAITVAAVVSSIEIVEAYEKRALTVFGEFRELLEPGLHVVPPFVSRTYPFDLRTQTLDVPQQEAITRDNSPVIADAVVYVRVMDAKRAFLEVEDYRNATSNLAQTTLRAALGDMELDETLSQREKINARIREELEGPTDEWGVRVEAVEVREVTPSGAVTGAMEQQTAAERRRRAMILEAQGERRSAVERAEGDKQADIVRAQGEKQSQILEAQGDAIATVLRAKSAESMGERAIVERGMDALTEIGTSPSTTYVLPQELTSMLSRYGRHLTGSDGAAGDGPPLESLGFDEETSELLGLDDIDSIAAGNGAGGMDFEMETADIERDAADE from the coding sequence ATGTCCCGAAGCGCCGCCCGGTCGCTCGGGCGCGCGAGCGCCCGCGTCACCTCCAGCCTGACGGTCGCCGCGCTGGCGGCGGCAGCGGTGGGGCTGGCGGTCTGGTCCGGGGTCGTCCAGTTCGACCCGATGCTCCTCGTGGGGCTGGCGCTGCTGGCGATCACCGTCGCGGCGGTCGTCAGTTCCATCGAGATCGTCGAGGCCTACGAGAAGCGCGCACTGACGGTCTTCGGCGAGTTCCGCGAACTCCTCGAGCCGGGGCTCCACGTCGTCCCGCCGTTCGTCTCGCGGACCTACCCCTTCGACCTCCGGACCCAGACGCTCGACGTGCCCCAGCAGGAGGCGATCACCCGCGACAACTCGCCGGTCATCGCCGACGCCGTCGTCTACGTCCGGGTGATGGACGCGAAGCGGGCGTTCCTCGAGGTCGAGGACTACCGGAACGCGACATCGAACCTCGCGCAGACGACGCTCCGGGCGGCGCTGGGCGACATGGAACTGGACGAGACGCTCAGCCAGCGCGAGAAGATCAACGCGCGCATCCGCGAGGAACTGGAGGGCCCGACCGACGAGTGGGGCGTCCGCGTCGAGGCCGTCGAGGTGCGGGAGGTCACCCCCTCCGGCGCCGTCACCGGCGCGATGGAGCAGCAGACCGCCGCGGAGCGCCGCCGCCGGGCGATGATCCTCGAGGCGCAGGGCGAGCGGCGCTCGGCCGTCGAGCGCGCGGAGGGCGACAAACAGGCCGACATCGTCCGCGCGCAGGGGGAAAAGCAGAGCCAGATCCTCGAGGCGCAGGGCGACGCCATCGCGACGGTGCTGCGGGCGAAGTCCGCGGAGTCGATGGGCGAGCGCGCCATCGTCGAGCGCGGCATGGACGCGCTGACCGAGATCGGCACCAGCCCCTCGACGACGTACGTCCTGCCCCAGGAGCTCACCTCGATGCTCTCGCGGTACGGGAGACACCTCACCGGCAGCGACGGGGCCGCCGGGGACGGCCCGCCCCTGGAGTCGCTCGGCTTCGACGAGGAGACCAGCGAACTGCTCGGCCTGGACGACATCGACTCCATCGCGGCCGGCAACGGCGCCGGCGGGATGGACTTCGAGATGGAGACCGCCGACATCGAGCGGGACGCCGCCGACGAGTGA
- a CDS encoding ABC transporter ATP-binding protein, translated as MAAIELDGVRKSFGDVRALRGVDLEVEEGEIFGFLGPNGAGKSTTINIILDFVRPDGGSARVLGRDVREESVPVRERTGVLPEGYDLYDRLTAREHLEFAIDSKEADDDPYPLLERVGLADAADRKAGGFSTGMQQRLTLAMALVGDPDLLILDEPSSGLDPNGARQLRTIVEEEAANGTTVFFSSHILGQVEAVCDRVGIIREGEVVAVDSIAGLRENVAGGSTLVVDVDRVPDDAVSRLEGLDGVSEVTVQGTTLRVACADEAKMDVVGELEAAGATVSDFSTEEAPLEDLFAAYTEGDA; from the coding sequence ATGGCCGCCATCGAGCTGGACGGCGTACGGAAGTCCTTCGGCGACGTGCGCGCGTTGCGCGGCGTCGACCTGGAGGTCGAGGAGGGCGAGATCTTCGGCTTCCTCGGGCCGAACGGCGCCGGCAAGTCCACGACGATCAACATCATCCTCGACTTCGTCCGGCCGGACGGCGGGTCGGCCCGCGTGCTCGGCCGCGACGTCCGCGAGGAGAGCGTCCCCGTCCGGGAGCGCACCGGCGTGCTGCCGGAGGGGTACGACCTCTACGACCGGCTGACCGCCCGCGAGCACCTCGAGTTCGCCATCGACTCGAAGGAGGCCGACGACGACCCCTACCCCCTGCTCGAGCGCGTCGGGCTGGCGGACGCGGCCGACCGGAAGGCCGGCGGCTTCTCCACGGGGATGCAGCAGCGGCTCACGCTGGCGATGGCGCTGGTCGGCGACCCCGACCTGCTCATCCTCGACGAGCCGTCATCGGGGCTGGACCCCAACGGCGCCCGGCAACTCCGGACCATCGTCGAGGAGGAGGCCGCCAACGGCACGACCGTCTTCTTCTCGAGTCACATCCTCGGGCAGGTCGAGGCGGTCTGCGACCGCGTCGGCATCATCCGCGAGGGCGAGGTCGTCGCCGTCGACAGCATCGCGGGGCTCCGCGAGAACGTCGCCGGCGGCTCGACGCTCGTCGTCGATGTCGACCGGGTACCGGACGACGCGGTCTCGCGGCTCGAGGGCCTCGACGGCGTCTCCGAGGTGACCGTCCAGGGGACGACCCTCCGGGTGGCCTGCGCCGACGAGGCGAAGATGGACGTCGTCGGCGAACTGGAGGCGGCGGGCGCGACCGTCTCCGACTTCTCGACCGAGGAGGCGCCCCTGGAGGACCTCTTCGCGGCCTACACGGAGGGCGACGCATGA
- the cbiT gene encoding precorrin-6Y C5,15-methyltransferase (decarboxylating) subunit CbiT, with product MARVALPHDAKAGPTKPEVRSVTLGKLELGPADHFVEVGSCTGAVTVEAARRAGRVTALERKPERLETTRKNLAANDVGDVELIDGEAPEGLPDDADALFLGGSRNYGAVLDHAAETGVDRIVMNVSRLEVAGDAVRAFRERDLFEEIVQVQVSTGYELAGATSFDSNNPVYVVVGGAA from the coding sequence ATGGCACGCGTAGCGCTCCCCCACGACGCGAAGGCCGGGCCGACGAAGCCGGAGGTCCGGTCGGTGACGCTCGGGAAGCTCGAGTTGGGCCCGGCCGACCACTTCGTCGAGGTCGGCTCCTGCACCGGCGCGGTCACCGTCGAGGCCGCCCGTCGGGCCGGCCGCGTGACGGCGCTGGAACGGAAGCCAGAGCGGCTCGAGACGACTCGGAAGAACCTCGCGGCGAACGACGTCGGCGACGTTGAACTGATCGACGGGGAGGCCCCCGAGGGGCTCCCCGACGACGCCGACGCGCTGTTCCTCGGCGGGTCGAGGAACTACGGCGCGGTACTGGACCACGCCGCGGAGACCGGCGTCGACCGGATCGTCATGAACGTCTCGCGGCTGGAGGTCGCCGGCGACGCCGTCCGGGCCTTCCGCGAGCGCGACCTGTTCGAGGAGATCGTCCAGGTGCAGGTCTCGACGGGCTACGAGCTCGCCGGCGCGACCAGCTTCGACTCGAACAACCCCGTCTACGTCGTCGTCGGAGGTGCGGCGTGA
- a CDS encoding excinuclease ABC subunit C: MDAVAVRERANDLPREPGVYHFEAGDDVLYVGKAVDLRDRVRSYADPRGRRIRRMVDAAERIDFAVTDTETQALLLEANLIKRHQPRYNVRLKDDKSYPLVQLTDHEFPRIEVTRDPEDGATVFGPFTNKGRVETVVKALRETYGIRGCSDHKFANRDRPCLDYEMGLCTAPCTAEIGAEEYLADTESVVRFLEGETGVLAEPLRGEMERAAQEQAFERAAAARDKLDAVEAFHEGGGEAVVNREEEVVDVLGVAVEGDSATVARLHSEDGKLVDRERHRVDAPEGEERVAAVLAAFIPQFYADRRLPDALLLPERHGDADVDRWLEAESVAVRVPGAGREATLVDLALKNARRTAGEADDATALARRLGIDRPERIEGFDVSHAQGKAVVGSDVTFAGGSPEKRGYRRKKLDETNDDYGNMRELVRWRALRSLEGRDDRPDPDLLLIDGGEGQLGAARDALAETGWDVPAIALAKEKELVVTDDGVYDWEGDDPALHLLQRVRDEAHRFAVQYHQTVRDTVSTPLDDVSGIGPELRKRLLRRFGSVEGVRKASRDELASVDGVGESTADAIDRAL; the protein is encoded by the coding sequence ATGGACGCGGTGGCGGTCCGGGAGCGCGCGAACGACCTGCCCCGAGAGCCGGGCGTCTACCACTTCGAGGCGGGCGACGACGTCCTCTACGTCGGGAAGGCCGTCGACCTCCGGGACCGGGTGCGGTCGTACGCGGACCCGCGGGGCCGGCGCATCCGCCGGATGGTCGACGCCGCCGAGCGGATCGACTTCGCGGTCACGGACACCGAGACCCAGGCGCTCCTCCTCGAAGCCAACCTCATCAAGCGCCACCAGCCGCGGTACAACGTCCGGCTGAAGGACGACAAGTCCTACCCCCTGGTCCAGCTGACCGACCACGAGTTCCCGCGGATCGAGGTGACCCGCGACCCGGAGGACGGTGCGACGGTGTTCGGCCCGTTCACGAACAAGGGCCGCGTCGAGACCGTCGTCAAGGCACTGCGGGAGACGTACGGCATCCGCGGCTGCTCGGACCACAAGTTCGCGAACAGGGACCGACCGTGTCTCGACTACGAGATGGGGCTGTGCACGGCGCCCTGCACCGCGGAGATCGGCGCGGAGGAGTACCTCGCCGACACCGAGTCGGTGGTCCGGTTCCTCGAGGGGGAGACGGGCGTCCTCGCCGAGCCGCTGCGCGGGGAGATGGAGCGGGCCGCCCAGGAGCAGGCCTTCGAGCGCGCCGCGGCGGCCCGGGACAAGCTCGACGCCGTCGAGGCGTTCCACGAGGGCGGCGGTGAGGCGGTCGTCAACCGTGAGGAGGAGGTCGTCGACGTCCTCGGCGTCGCCGTCGAGGGCGACTCGGCGACGGTCGCGCGGCTCCACAGCGAGGACGGCAAGCTCGTCGACCGGGAACGCCACCGCGTCGACGCGCCGGAGGGCGAGGAGCGCGTGGCGGCTGTCCTCGCCGCCTTCATCCCGCAGTTCTACGCCGACCGGCGGCTGCCGGACGCGCTGCTGCTGCCGGAGCGCCACGGCGACGCGGACGTCGACCGGTGGCTGGAGGCCGAGAGCGTCGCCGTCCGGGTGCCCGGCGCCGGTCGGGAGGCGACGCTGGTCGACCTGGCGCTGAAGAACGCCCGCCGGACCGCGGGCGAGGCCGACGACGCGACCGCGCTCGCCCGCCGGCTCGGCATCGACCGCCCGGAGCGCATCGAGGGGTTCGACGTCAGCCACGCCCAGGGGAAGGCCGTCGTCGGCAGCGACGTCACCTTCGCGGGCGGCTCCCCGGAGAAGCGCGGCTACCGCCGGAAGAAGCTCGACGAGACCAACGACGACTACGGCAACATGCGGGAGCTGGTGCGGTGGCGCGCGCTGCGGTCGCTGGAGGGCCGCGACGACCGCCCGGACCCCGACCTGCTGCTCATCGACGGCGGCGAGGGGCAGCTCGGCGCCGCCCGCGACGCGCTCGCGGAGACCGGCTGGGACGTCCCCGCCATCGCGCTCGCCAAGGAGAAGGAGCTGGTCGTCACGGACGACGGCGTCTACGACTGGGAGGGCGACGACCCCGCGCTGCACCTGCTGCAGCGCGTCCGCGACGAGGCCCACCGCTTCGCCGTCCAGTACCACCAGACCGTCCGCGACACCGTGTCGACGCCGCTGGACGACGTCTCGGGGATCGGCCCCGAGCTGCGCAAGCGCCTGCTCCGGCGGTTCGGCAGCGTCGAGGGCGTCCGGAAGGCCTCCCGCGACGAACTGGCGAGCGTCGACGGCGTCGGGGAGTCGACGGCCGACGCCATCGACCGCGCGCTCTGA
- a CDS encoding FxLYD domain-containing protein, translating into MTEQRHHADRESRAGPLSSSRRRVVAGLGAGLAVGLAGCSDSARSPSYEERTVEGVNGTARNASEMSAAEAVAQQQVDQNLSMLDAITVEDHEFVLEDGYLGSTVQGTLSNTGDDRLESVEVRVRVYDGSDRQLGRYVASTGDLSSGSSWSFTVVLLESPADIAAYDLAALGMTA; encoded by the coding sequence ATGACAGAGCAGCGACACCACGCCGACCGGGAGTCGCGGGCGGGCCCGCTCTCGTCGAGCCGCCGCCGGGTCGTCGCGGGTCTCGGCGCGGGCCTGGCCGTCGGGCTCGCCGGCTGTAGCGACTCTGCCCGCTCTCCCTCCTACGAGGAGCGGACGGTAGAGGGCGTCAACGGAACCGCACGGAACGCCTCGGAGATGTCCGCAGCGGAGGCCGTCGCCCAGCAGCAGGTCGACCAGAACCTCTCGATGCTGGACGCGATCACCGTCGAGGACCACGAGTTCGTCCTCGAGGACGGCTACCTGGGGTCGACCGTCCAGGGGACGCTCTCGAACACCGGCGACGACCGCCTCGAGTCCGTCGAGGTCCGAGTCCGCGTCTACGACGGCTCCGACCGTCAACTCGGCCGGTATGTCGCCAGCACCGGTGACCTCTCGTCGGGGTCGAGCTGGTCGTTCACGGTCGTCCTGCTCGAGTCGCCCGCGGACATCGCGGCCTACGACCTGGCCGCCCTCGGGATGACCGCCTGA
- a CDS encoding cobalt-precorrin-4/precorrin-4 C(11)-methyltransferase translates to MTEEADPQAAIDAERARLAGERDDRIYEHGAGDEQEGIPFVGAGPGDPRLLTVAGRELLADADLVVHAGSLVNSELLEVYCDHAELVNSVGKDLEELIPLMRDAYEDGREVVRLHSGDPAIYGAALEQMDALEHEGVPTYIVPGVTSAFAASATLRTQLTLNGVANHVAFTRPQGKTLDPEDDHIADFVGKGDVTTCIYLGTHAIPETMDRLLDSGADPETPVAVVYHASWPDEDVLEGTVATIDEAVEEAGYRASAMVIVGGAARGASDEGYERSYLYGDWANRSGDTAEGDD, encoded by the coding sequence ATGACTGAGGAGGCGGACCCGCAGGCGGCCATCGACGCCGAGCGGGCGCGGCTGGCCGGGGAGCGCGACGACCGCATCTACGAGCACGGCGCCGGCGACGAACAGGAGGGCATCCCCTTCGTCGGCGCCGGGCCGGGCGACCCCCGACTGCTGACCGTCGCCGGCCGGGAACTGCTGGCCGACGCCGACCTCGTCGTCCACGCCGGCTCGCTGGTCAACAGCGAACTGCTGGAGGTCTACTGCGACCACGCCGAACTGGTCAACAGCGTCGGCAAGGACCTCGAGGAGCTAATCCCACTGATGCGGGACGCCTACGAGGACGGCCGCGAGGTCGTCCGGCTGCACAGCGGCGACCCAGCAATCTACGGCGCCGCCCTCGAGCAGATGGACGCCCTGGAGCACGAGGGCGTGCCCACCTACATCGTCCCCGGCGTCACGTCGGCGTTCGCCGCGAGCGCGACGCTGCGCACGCAGCTGACGCTCAACGGCGTCGCCAACCACGTCGCCTTCACGCGTCCGCAGGGGAAGACGCTCGACCCCGAGGACGATCACATCGCCGACTTCGTCGGGAAGGGCGACGTGACGACCTGCATCTACCTCGGCACCCACGCCATCCCGGAGACGATGGACCGGCTGCTCGACTCGGGCGCCGACCCCGAGACGCCGGTGGCGGTCGTCTACCACGCGTCCTGGCCCGACGAGGACGTGCTGGAGGGCACCGTCGCCACCATCGACGAGGCCGTCGAGGAGGCCGGCTACCGGGCCTCCGCGATGGTGATCGTCGGCGGGGCGGCCCGCGGCGCGAGCGACGAGGGGTACGAGCGGTCGTACCTCTACGGCGACTGGGCGAACAGGAGCGGAGACACAGCGGAGGGAGACGACTGA
- a CDS encoding cobalt-factor II C(20)-methyltransferase, which yields MTLYGVGLGPGDAGLVTVRGREVLADADTVYTPGRLSRNVATEYVDESQLGDLDFPMTRDEDELRRAWKAAAEEVAPVAEDGSAAFVTLGDPNVYSTFGHLRRTLDRFHPEVDLEVVPGVSAVTAFATALDVEITAGSDLVLREAAGGKAPTGPDRMVLFKVTDVPATHEGLLEAGYDVTYGRRLFMDGHESVVTSDPDRLDERDYYTVAYAEQPDAGEEPATAAFGREAATDGGGTVAEELAVAESGGDSEAHRASTGRAVEPREEVHHD from the coding sequence GTGACGCTGTACGGCGTCGGGCTCGGCCCAGGCGACGCCGGGCTCGTGACCGTCCGCGGCCGCGAGGTCCTCGCGGACGCCGATACGGTCTACACGCCCGGGCGGCTCTCCCGGAACGTCGCGACCGAGTACGTCGACGAGTCCCAGCTCGGCGACCTCGACTTCCCGATGACGCGCGACGAGGACGAACTCCGACGGGCCTGGAAGGCCGCCGCCGAGGAGGTCGCCCCCGTCGCCGAGGACGGCAGCGCCGCCTTCGTCACGCTCGGGGACCCGAACGTCTACTCGACGTTCGGCCACCTCCGGCGGACGCTCGACCGCTTCCACCCGGAGGTCGACCTGGAGGTCGTCCCGGGTGTCTCGGCGGTGACCGCGTTCGCGACGGCGCTGGACGTCGAGATCACGGCCGGCTCCGACCTCGTCCTCCGCGAGGCGGCCGGCGGGAAGGCCCCTACCGGCCCCGACCGGATGGTGCTGTTCAAGGTCACCGACGTGCCCGCGACCCACGAGGGGCTGCTCGAGGCGGGCTACGACGTCACCTACGGCCGTCGGCTGTTCATGGACGGCCACGAGTCGGTCGTGACGAGCGACCCCGACCGGCTCGACGAGCGCGACTACTACACCGTCGCCTACGCCGAGCAGCCGGACGCCGGCGAGGAGCCGGCGACCGCGGCGTTCGGCCGGGAAGCGGCGACCGACGGTGGCGGAACCGTCGCGGAGGAGCTAGCGGTCGCCGAATCGGGCGGGGACAGCGAGGCGCATCGCGCCTCGACCGGTCGAGCAGTGGAACCGCGAGAGGAGGTCCACCATGACTGA